In Paraburkholderia sprentiae WSM5005, a genomic segment contains:
- a CDS encoding FtsX-like permease family protein: MPADLRPLPRTPGYRVLARWLLAAEWRSHRGRALVAIATIALGVALGYAVQLINSAAFNEFSAAARSLSGEADLQVRGAQPFVDESLYPRLANEPGVALASPVLALDVAVPGHSGALPVLGIDVFKARQITPDLIGVPSSDRPFDTLASDAIFLSTAAQRWLNVKTGDHVTLRIGTSDLHLRVAGGLVRTRPGQRLAVMDIAAAQWRFGKVGKVSRVDVQLDRGVDRRRFKRDLQRQLGSAWIVAETRDTESRTDRLSRAYRINMNVLALVALFTGAFLVFSTQALGVVRRRSQFAMLRVLGLTRAQLVRQILLEGALLGLLGSLGGLALGYAMASGALRFFGSDLGGGYFPGVQPRVGFEPLASAVFLALGVAVSVLGSIAPAIDAARARPAAALKAGAEESALARLATPWPAFGCLLAAAALTRLPPWFDAPIAGYLAVALLLVGGIALMPRVTALIFGAASRARGARPRTGATATLAIARLANAPGQASIAMGGVLSSFALIVAMAIMVASFRVSVDDWITHLLSADLYVRVASGGNSSDSGGLRPDEQTRIAMVSGIRNAAFARTTHLTLDPARPDVALLAREIDAADPGANLQMTGAVLPPSALRAGDIPVWVSEAMIDLYGYRLGQRVPLPLGERGQTFVVAGVWRDYARQSGAIQIRLADYRRLTGDSTATDVAVTVEPGVSVERVVANLKALPFGASLEFSQPGEIRARTLVIFDRSFAVTYLLEAVAIVIGLFGVAATFSAQTLARAREFGMLRHVGVTRAQILAILASEGGLLTACGIALGFALGFAISLILVFVVNPQSFHWSMSLHVPWFVLSTVASVMLVLSCSTAVVAGRGAVSVDAVRAVKEDW; encoded by the coding sequence ATGCCCGCTGACCTTCGTCCATTGCCGCGCACGCCGGGATATCGCGTTCTCGCGCGCTGGCTGCTGGCGGCGGAATGGCGCAGTCATCGCGGCCGCGCACTCGTCGCAATCGCGACGATCGCGCTAGGCGTCGCGCTCGGCTACGCGGTGCAATTGATCAACAGCGCCGCCTTCAACGAATTCTCGGCGGCCGCGCGCAGTCTGTCCGGTGAAGCGGATCTGCAGGTGCGCGGCGCGCAGCCTTTCGTCGACGAGTCCCTCTATCCGCGGTTGGCCAATGAGCCGGGCGTGGCGCTGGCGAGTCCCGTGCTCGCGCTCGACGTCGCGGTGCCGGGCCACAGCGGTGCGCTGCCCGTCCTCGGCATCGACGTCTTCAAGGCGCGCCAGATCACGCCCGATTTGATCGGCGTGCCCTCGTCCGACCGCCCGTTCGACACGCTCGCCTCCGATGCGATATTTCTGTCGACAGCCGCGCAAAGATGGCTGAACGTGAAAACCGGCGACCACGTGACGCTGCGCATCGGCACGTCGGATCTGCATCTGCGCGTCGCGGGCGGGCTGGTGCGCACGCGGCCGGGTCAACGGCTCGCGGTGATGGACATCGCCGCCGCGCAATGGCGGTTCGGCAAGGTGGGCAAGGTGTCGCGCGTCGACGTGCAGCTCGACCGCGGCGTCGATCGGCGACGCTTCAAACGCGATCTGCAACGACAGCTCGGCAGCGCGTGGATAGTCGCCGAGACGCGCGATACCGAAAGCCGCACCGATCGCCTGTCGCGTGCTTACCGGATCAACATGAACGTGCTCGCGCTGGTCGCGCTGTTCACGGGCGCGTTCCTCGTGTTTTCGACGCAGGCGCTCGGTGTGGTGCGACGCCGCTCGCAATTCGCGATGCTGCGCGTGCTCGGACTCACGCGAGCTCAACTGGTGCGGCAGATCCTGCTCGAAGGCGCGCTGCTCGGGCTGCTCGGTTCGCTGGGCGGGCTTGCGCTCGGCTACGCGATGGCCAGCGGTGCGCTGCGCTTTTTCGGCAGCGATCTCGGCGGTGGCTATTTTCCGGGCGTGCAGCCGCGAGTCGGTTTCGAGCCGCTCGCGAGCGCGGTGTTTCTCGCGCTCGGGGTCGCGGTGTCGGTGTTGGGCAGCATCGCGCCCGCCATCGACGCGGCGCGCGCACGGCCGGCCGCGGCACTCAAGGCTGGCGCCGAGGAAAGCGCGTTGGCGCGGCTGGCGACGCCATGGCCCGCGTTCGGCTGTTTGCTGGCGGCCGCCGCGCTGACGCGTTTGCCGCCGTGGTTCGATGCGCCGATCGCCGGCTATCTGGCGGTTGCGTTGCTGCTCGTCGGCGGCATTGCGCTGATGCCGCGCGTGACCGCGCTGATATTCGGCGCGGCGAGCCGCGCGCGCGGTGCGCGGCCCCGCACGGGCGCGACGGCCACGCTCGCGATTGCGCGTCTCGCGAATGCGCCGGGACAGGCGTCGATCGCAATGGGCGGCGTGCTGTCGAGCTTCGCGCTGATCGTCGCAATGGCGATCATGGTGGCGAGCTTTCGCGTGTCCGTCGACGATTGGATCACGCATCTGCTGTCCGCCGATCTATACGTGCGCGTCGCGTCGGGCGGCAATAGCAGCGACAGTGGCGGCTTGCGGCCCGACGAACAGACGCGCATCGCGATGGTGTCAGGCATCCGCAACGCCGCGTTCGCGCGCACCACACATCTGACGCTCGATCCTGCGCGCCCGGACGTCGCGCTGCTCGCGCGCGAAATCGACGCAGCCGATCCCGGCGCGAATCTGCAGATGACCGGCGCGGTGCTGCCGCCGTCCGCGCTTCGCGCCGGTGACATACCTGTTTGGGTCTCCGAAGCAATGATCGACCTGTATGGGTATCGGTTGGGCCAGCGAGTGCCGTTGCCGCTTGGCGAGCGCGGCCAGACGTTCGTCGTGGCCGGTGTCTGGCGCGATTACGCTCGGCAGAGTGGCGCGATCCAGATACGGCTCGCCGATTATCGGCGGCTAACCGGCGACTCGACCGCAACCGATGTCGCCGTGACCGTCGAACCGGGCGTGAGCGTCGAACGCGTCGTCGCAAATTTGAAGGCGTTGCCGTTCGGCGCTTCGCTCGAGTTCTCGCAGCCGGGTGAAATCCGTGCGCGCACGCTGGTGATCTTCGACCGCAGTTTCGCGGTCACGTACCTGCTCGAGGCGGTGGCGATCGTGATCGGATTGTTCGGCGTCGCCGCGACGTTTTCCGCGCAGACGCTCGCGCGCGCACGCGAGTTTGGGATGTTGCGCCACGTCGGCGTGACGCGCGCGCAGATTCTTGCGATCCTCGCGTCGGAGGGCGGTCTGCTCACCGCATGCGGGATTGCGCTCGGTTTCGCGCTTGGTTTCGCCATCAGCCTGATTCTCGTGTTCGTCGTCAATCCGCAGTCGTTTCACTGGAGCATGTCGCTGCATGTACCGTGGTTCGTGCTGAGCACGGTCGCATCGGTGATGTTGGTGCTGTCGTGCTCGACGGCGGTGGTCGCGGGACGTGGCGCGGTATCGGTCGATGCGGTGCGCGCGGTGAAGGAGGACTGGTGA
- a CDS encoding lipocalin-like domain-containing protein — MSPAFAASDNGAASTAATFAAVTPDHPISLPQDSGAHPDFRTEWWYATGWLTTPDNQPLGFQITFFRSATGHDAADPSGFAPSQLIIAHAALSDPAIGQLVHDQRIARQGFGLAYAKPGNTDVKLDAWKMIRAADGHYDVTADASGFSLHLQLMPTQSPLIQGERGYSRKGPRPEQASYYYSEPQLRVTGTVVRPVAGGNHTTRNTAVTGTAWLDHEWSSTLLDANAVGWDWLGANLTGGSALMAFKVRSRDGHAIWAHATLRKSDGQVTNFGPGEVAFTPRRMWRSPHTNTLYPVSMTVRTGTLTWQLDPLMDDQELDSRQSAGAVYWEGAVRVHQQDTDIGRAYLELTGYVDALRIGK, encoded by the coding sequence GTGTCGCCCGCTTTTGCCGCTAGTGATAACGGCGCTGCATCCACCGCGGCCACCTTCGCGGCAGTCACGCCAGACCATCCGATCTCGCTTCCTCAGGACAGCGGTGCCCATCCGGACTTCCGCACCGAATGGTGGTACGCGACCGGCTGGCTCACGACGCCCGATAACCAACCGCTCGGATTCCAGATCACGTTTTTCCGTTCGGCGACGGGTCACGACGCTGCCGATCCCAGCGGCTTCGCGCCCTCGCAACTGATCATCGCGCACGCTGCATTGAGCGACCCGGCCATCGGACAGCTGGTCCACGATCAACGCATCGCTCGTCAGGGTTTCGGGCTTGCCTACGCGAAGCCCGGCAACACTGACGTCAAACTCGACGCATGGAAAATGATTCGCGCCGCGGACGGTCACTACGACGTTACCGCCGACGCAAGCGGATTCTCGCTGCATCTGCAACTCATGCCGACCCAGTCTCCTCTGATTCAGGGCGAGCGCGGTTACTCGCGCAAAGGACCGCGGCCCGAACAGGCGAGCTATTACTACAGCGAACCGCAACTTCGCGTGACGGGCACTGTGGTGCGCCCAGTCGCGGGTGGAAACCACACGACGCGCAATACAGCAGTGACGGGCACCGCGTGGCTGGATCACGAATGGTCGAGCACCTTGCTCGATGCGAATGCGGTCGGATGGGATTGGCTCGGTGCGAATTTGACGGGCGGTTCCGCGCTAATGGCATTCAAGGTGCGTAGCCGCGATGGACATGCCATATGGGCCCACGCGACGCTTCGCAAATCCGACGGACAGGTCACGAACTTCGGGCCCGGTGAAGTCGCCTTCACGCCGCGTCGTATGTGGCGCTCGCCGCACACGAATACTTTGTACCCAGTCTCGATGACGGTTAGAACCGGAACGTTGACATGGCAACTCGATCCGCTAATGGACGATCAAGAGCTCGATTCGCGACAGTCGGCTGGGGCGGTGTATTGGGAAGGCGCGGTGCGGGTGCATCAACAGGACACCGATATTGGGCGCGCCTATCTGGAACTGACGGGTTACGTGGATGCGCTGCGGATTGGAAAGTAG
- a CDS encoding flagellar brake protein: MDHPVDAHVEESPPATASPALAPDTVPVGTPLPWPIVDADGSLLFASATTLATTDERAFLFQHFHPQRGDLLGLGAPQPPVPTAQPEHAGKLTLKDMHLEIGALIGLRSQLGRGATMHPCRIIGFTPNHALFLTPPMQQGQALPLTPGENVEIIAIASQAVFRFLCTVEAVCRVPFDYVVLSRPGAVRRLRERKSIRVHTHLPVRFGIGGDGDTYEGLGLANGISTLGMSLSAPWTLGEVGERLRIAFRLKSAEYDSQIETTAVIRNVQKGKTPGEPSMHGLELGQLDAAQQMAMKVFVFDRQENVQHWSNGLK, from the coding sequence ATGGATCATCCCGTCGACGCACACGTCGAGGAAAGCCCGCCCGCCACTGCATCGCCGGCGCTCGCGCCTGATACGGTGCCGGTAGGCACGCCCCTACCTTGGCCGATCGTCGATGCCGATGGCAGCTTGCTCTTCGCAAGCGCCACGACGCTCGCGACCACCGACGAGCGTGCCTTCCTGTTTCAACACTTCCACCCGCAACGCGGCGACCTGCTCGGCCTCGGCGCACCACAACCGCCGGTGCCCACGGCTCAGCCTGAGCACGCCGGCAAGCTGACGCTCAAGGACATGCACCTCGAGATCGGCGCATTGATCGGCCTGCGCTCGCAGCTCGGCCGCGGCGCCACGATGCACCCTTGCCGCATCATCGGTTTCACGCCGAATCATGCGCTGTTCCTCACGCCGCCGATGCAACAGGGCCAAGCGCTGCCGCTCACGCCCGGCGAGAACGTCGAAATCATCGCGATCGCGAGTCAAGCCGTGTTCCGTTTCCTCTGCACGGTCGAGGCCGTGTGCCGTGTGCCGTTCGATTATGTCGTGTTGTCGCGGCCAGGCGCGGTCCGCCGATTACGCGAGCGCAAATCGATCCGCGTTCATACGCACCTGCCCGTGCGGTTTGGCATCGGCGGGGACGGCGATACCTACGAGGGCCTCGGACTCGCGAACGGCATCAGCACGCTCGGCATGTCGTTGAGTGCGCCATGGACACTCGGCGAGGTGGGCGAGCGCCTGCGCATAGCGTTCCGGCTCAAGTCGGCCGAATACGATTCGCAGATCGAGACGACGGCCGTGATTCGCAACGTTCAGAAGGGCAAAACGCCAGGCGAACCGTCGATGCATGGGCTCGAACTGGGTCAACTCGATGCCGCTCAACAGATGGCGATGAAGGTGTTCGTCTTCGATCGTCAAGAGAATGTGCAGCATTGGTCCAACGGTCTGAAATAA
- a CDS encoding vWA domain-containing protein, which yields MRGRTLRREHLRFVREMPRGGVLHCFVLDCSGSMLAGQRLALAKGLLTTLFDRASAMRAEAALICFGGAGADVRFGPAVPRWWNERWLAPVGGGGGSPLASGVRRAAQLLEHGARRRPAQQRWLWILTDGRTRDEPARPAGADEVVFVDFERGAIRLGRCEMLANAWGARRLTPEDLIG from the coding sequence ATGCGCGGGCGCACGCTGCGGCGCGAGCATCTGCGCTTCGTACGCGAAATGCCGCGCGGCGGGGTGCTGCATTGCTTCGTGCTCGATTGCTCCGGGTCGATGCTGGCGGGCCAGCGCCTCGCGCTCGCGAAGGGTTTGCTGACTACCTTGTTCGACCGTGCGAGCGCGATGCGCGCCGAGGCCGCGTTGATCTGCTTCGGCGGTGCGGGCGCGGACGTGCGCTTCGGGCCCGCCGTGCCGCGCTGGTGGAACGAGCGATGGCTCGCGCCAGTCGGCGGAGGCGGCGGTTCGCCGCTCGCCTCGGGCGTGCGCCGCGCCGCGCAACTGCTCGAGCACGGCGCGCGGCGACGGCCGGCCCAGCAGCGTTGGCTATGGATTCTGACCGACGGCCGCACGCGCGACGAACCGGCGCGTCCGGCCGGCGCCGATGAAGTCGTGTTCGTCGACTTCGAGCGTGGTGCGATACGGCTTGGCCGCTGCGAAATGCTCGCGAATGCGTGGGGAGCGCGACGGTTGACACCGGAAGACCTGATCGGCTGA
- a CDS encoding ATP-binding protein, protein MNGAMRGTDDVGSAGVASGTAPRPVFPFAALIGQASLQQALVLAAIDPGLGGVLISGPRGTAKSTAARALAELLPQGQLVNLPLGASEDRLIGTLDIETVLRDGSVRFSPGLLAKAHRGVLYVDEVNLLPDALVDALLDAAASGVNTVERDGVSHSHDASFVLIGTMNPEEGELRPQLIDRFGLMVELQNVFEPQVRQAIVKARFAFELDPTGFRAAYAELQASYVQRIRAARAALPLLSFDDAVHARVSALCIDAAVDGLRADLVMLRAARALAAFERADAVTVRHVERVADAVLLHRRRQHDAPHANQRQQEGEAQSQDVTGSASDRAAGSATSSADPDWGYLPPEPTGAVPVKGVIPLDAKKR, encoded by the coding sequence ATGAATGGAGCGATGCGGGGAACGGACGACGTAGGCAGCGCAGGCGTCGCGTCCGGCACGGCGCCGCGGCCGGTTTTTCCGTTTGCGGCGCTGATTGGCCAGGCCTCGTTGCAGCAGGCGCTGGTGCTGGCGGCGATCGATCCGGGCTTGGGTGGCGTATTGATCAGCGGACCGCGTGGCACTGCGAAGTCGACCGCCGCGCGCGCGCTTGCCGAGTTGCTGCCGCAAGGGCAGCTCGTGAATCTGCCGCTTGGCGCGAGCGAGGATCGCCTGATCGGCACGCTCGATATCGAAACGGTGCTGCGCGACGGGTCCGTGCGCTTCTCGCCGGGACTGCTTGCGAAGGCGCATCGCGGCGTGCTGTACGTCGACGAAGTCAATCTGCTGCCCGATGCGCTCGTCGATGCGTTGCTCGATGCGGCGGCGAGCGGCGTGAACACCGTCGAACGCGATGGCGTGTCGCATAGTCATGACGCGAGCTTCGTGCTGATCGGCACGATGAACCCGGAAGAGGGCGAGTTGCGGCCGCAACTGATCGACCGTTTTGGTCTGATGGTCGAGTTGCAGAATGTGTTCGAGCCGCAAGTGCGGCAGGCCATCGTGAAAGCGCGGTTTGCGTTCGAGCTCGACCCCACTGGTTTTCGTGCCGCTTATGCGGAGCTGCAGGCTTCATACGTACAGCGAATTCGCGCGGCGCGCGCGGCGCTGCCGCTGCTGTCGTTCGATGACGCCGTCCATGCGCGCGTGAGCGCGCTGTGCATCGACGCGGCCGTCGACGGCCTGCGCGCCGACCTCGTGATGCTGCGCGCGGCGCGCGCGCTGGCCGCTTTCGAACGGGCGGATGCGGTGACGGTGCGACACGTGGAGCGCGTTGCCGATGCGGTGCTGCTTCATCGGCGGCGTCAGCATGATGCGCCACATGCGAATCAGCGCCAGCAGGAAGGCGAGGCGCAGTCACAAGACGTTACTGGTAGTGCGTCTGACCGTGCAGCTGGATCCGCGACGTCTTCCGCCGATCCCGACTGGGGCTACCTGCCGCCCGAGCCGACCGGGGCTGTGCCTGTCAAAGGCGTGATTCCGCTCGACGCAAAAAAACGCTGA
- the cobN gene encoding cobaltochelatase subunit CobN translates to MHLLRTTPGGFVDDTQGVIRIDQQPADIVVLSSADTTLSLLASVVPRLGDGFPSVRLANVTYLRQPASVDFYLDDVLQHARVVVVDHLGGETYWPYGIEQVVALAQRKQQTLAMFSGDLQEDPNLLARSTASAELCQQLWRYLREGGPQNAEAFLRCIAYRVLDWGREPEPPRALPATSLYHPERDTPSIADWQARWRQDAPVVAILFYKAHLQAANTAVFDALIDALEAQGLNPLPLAITSLKDALSRDVVQSLCAQHGAALVLNTTAFAASAIDDPEPLALAGDAPVFQVILSGGNREDWLKDNHGLNSRDIAMHIALPEVDGRIITRAISFKGLAYRCAHTQVDVVRYQPDLERVRFIAELSRRWCRLRSLDNADKKVALILANYPMSEGRIGNGVGLDTPASVVGILSMLHDEGYRVGELPEHGDALLNRLTEGVTNDPVVRDLRPALQSLSLDDYLAHFNALPTSVRDALNARWGKPEQDPTLRRGRFMIAGWRCGQVFVGIQPARSREQGDYASYHDAELVPPHAYLAFYFWLRDQFGIDAIVHVGKHGNLEWLPGKSVALSDACWPDLILGPMPHLYPFIVNDPGEGSQAKRRAQAVIVDHLMPPLTRAENYGPLQDLERQVDEYYEALMVDPRRAKLLRRTILATIVEHRLHEELSLAAPNGQDDEDALLTRVDAWLCELKEAQIRDGLHTFGQSPRGVQRRDTLLALGRFPIGDGRGGKAGLVDALARDLRIDHRFDPLSVDWAAAWDGPRPEVLQRVSDAPWRHHGDTRERLELLAAEWLRGVCGVDCDDADRSQAVPVADVGLPQAAQVIARLRDDVLPRLDACGPQEMTQLKRGLEGRFVPPGPSGSPSRGRPDVLPTGRNFYSVDTRAVPTQAAWTLGLKSAQQLIERHLQEHGDYPRAIGLSVWGTATMRTGGDDIAQALALLGVRPKWAPGSHRVTDFEIMPIEAFDRPRIDVTLRVSGFFRDAFANVMHLFDAAVQAVAELDEPAQLNPIRARVQRERDGLIARGMDPAEARKRAGWRVFSARPGAYGAGLQQMIDSGQWRTDADLANAYQAWGGYAYAQKSAGEEAHQVFGARLAAMDLVLQNQDNREHDVLDSNDYYQFQGGMVAAVRHLAGQQPRVYHADHSNPAAPRVRTLQEEIARVIRSRVVNPKWLDGVKRHGYKGAAEIAATVDYLYGYDATARVIADHQYALVADAYLNDADTRAFMQRHNPHALHSICERLLEAMQRGLWQQPGDYRAQVETHLLASEQQIEGRQT, encoded by the coding sequence ATGCATCTACTGCGCACGACGCCGGGCGGCTTCGTCGACGATACGCAGGGCGTGATCCGCATCGATCAGCAGCCCGCCGATATCGTCGTGCTCAGTTCCGCCGACACCACCCTGTCGCTGCTCGCGAGCGTGGTGCCGCGTCTGGGCGACGGCTTCCCGAGCGTGCGGCTCGCGAACGTCACCTATCTGCGTCAGCCGGCCTCGGTCGATTTCTATCTCGACGACGTGTTGCAGCATGCGCGCGTCGTCGTGGTCGATCATCTCGGCGGTGAAACGTATTGGCCGTACGGCATCGAGCAGGTGGTCGCGCTCGCGCAGCGCAAACAGCAAACCCTCGCGATGTTTTCCGGCGATCTGCAGGAAGATCCGAATCTGCTCGCGCGCAGCACCGCGAGCGCCGAGCTATGTCAGCAGCTGTGGCGCTATCTGCGCGAGGGCGGCCCGCAGAACGCCGAGGCGTTTTTGCGCTGCATCGCCTATCGCGTGCTCGACTGGGGACGCGAGCCCGAGCCGCCGCGCGCGTTGCCGGCCACGTCGCTGTATCACCCCGAGCGCGATACGCCGAGCATCGCCGACTGGCAGGCGCGCTGGCGGCAGGACGCGCCGGTCGTCGCGATCCTGTTCTACAAGGCGCATCTGCAGGCCGCCAATACCGCGGTCTTCGATGCGCTGATCGATGCGCTCGAAGCGCAAGGGCTCAATCCGCTGCCGCTCGCGATCACGTCGTTGAAGGATGCGCTGAGCCGCGATGTCGTGCAGTCGCTGTGCGCGCAGCATGGTGCCGCGCTCGTGCTGAACACGACCGCGTTCGCCGCGTCCGCGATCGACGATCCCGAACCGCTCGCGCTCGCCGGCGACGCGCCGGTGTTTCAGGTGATCCTGAGCGGCGGCAATCGTGAAGATTGGCTAAAGGACAATCACGGCCTCAATTCGCGCGATATCGCGATGCATATCGCGCTGCCCGAAGTGGACGGGCGCATCATCACGCGCGCAATCAGCTTCAAGGGGCTCGCGTATCGCTGCGCGCATACACAGGTCGACGTGGTCCGCTATCAGCCCGACCTCGAACGGGTGCGTTTTATCGCCGAGCTGAGCCGCCGCTGGTGCCGTTTGCGTTCGCTCGATAACGCCGACAAGAAAGTCGCGTTGATCCTCGCGAACTATCCGATGAGCGAAGGGCGTATCGGCAATGGCGTGGGGCTCGATACGCCGGCGTCGGTAGTCGGCATTCTGTCGATGCTGCACGACGAGGGCTATCGTGTCGGCGAATTGCCCGAACACGGCGACGCGTTGTTGAACAGGCTGACCGAAGGCGTGACCAACGATCCCGTGGTGCGCGATCTGCGTCCAGCTCTGCAAAGCCTTTCACTCGACGACTATCTCGCGCATTTCAATGCGTTGCCGACCAGCGTGCGCGACGCGTTGAACGCGCGCTGGGGCAAGCCCGAACAGGATCCCACGCTGCGGCGCGGCCGCTTCATGATCGCCGGCTGGCGCTGCGGGCAGGTGTTCGTCGGCATTCAGCCCGCGCGTTCGCGCGAGCAAGGCGACTACGCGAGCTATCACGACGCCGAGCTGGTGCCGCCGCATGCGTATCTCGCGTTCTACTTCTGGCTGCGCGATCAGTTCGGCATCGACGCGATCGTGCACGTCGGCAAGCACGGCAACCTGGAATGGCTGCCGGGCAAGAGCGTCGCGTTGAGCGACGCGTGCTGGCCCGATCTGATTCTCGGGCCGATGCCGCACCTGTATCCGTTCATCGTCAACGATCCGGGCGAGGGCAGCCAGGCGAAGCGGCGCGCGCAGGCGGTCATCGTCGATCATCTGATGCCGCCGCTTACGCGCGCTGAAAACTATGGACCGCTGCAGGACCTCGAGCGCCAGGTCGACGAATACTACGAAGCATTGATGGTCGATCCGCGTCGCGCGAAACTGCTGCGTCGCACGATTCTGGCGACGATCGTCGAGCATCGGCTGCATGAAGAGCTGAGTCTCGCCGCGCCGAACGGTCAGGACGATGAGGACGCGCTGCTCACGCGCGTCGATGCGTGGCTGTGCGAGCTGAAGGAAGCGCAGATTCGCGATGGCCTGCATACGTTCGGACAGTCGCCGCGCGGCGTGCAGCGGCGCGATACGCTGCTCGCGCTGGGGCGCTTTCCGATCGGCGATGGACGCGGCGGCAAGGCGGGGCTCGTCGACGCGCTGGCGCGCGACCTGCGCATCGATCATCGGTTCGATCCGTTGAGCGTGGATTGGGCAGCCGCATGGGACGGCCCACGTCCCGAGGTATTGCAGCGGGTCAGCGACGCACCGTGGCGACATCACGGCGATACGCGCGAGCGGTTGGAGTTGCTCGCGGCGGAGTGGTTGCGCGGCGTGTGCGGTGTCGATTGCGATGACGCGGATCGCTCGCAAGCCGTACCGGTAGCGGACGTTGGTCTGCCGCAAGCGGCACAGGTGATCGCGCGCCTGCGCGACGACGTGCTGCCGCGCCTCGACGCCTGCGGCCCGCAGGAAATGACGCAACTGAAGCGCGGCCTCGAAGGACGTTTCGTGCCGCCGGGCCCGAGCGGCTCGCCGTCGCGCGGACGGCCCGACGTGCTGCCCACCGGCCGCAACTTCTATTCGGTCGACACACGCGCGGTGCCGACGCAAGCCGCGTGGACACTCGGCCTGAAATCGGCGCAGCAACTGATCGAGCGGCACCTGCAAGAGCACGGCGACTATCCGCGCGCGATCGGCCTGTCGGTCTGGGGCACCGCGACGATGCGCACCGGCGGCGACGATATCGCGCAGGCGCTCGCGTTGCTCGGCGTGCGGCCGAAGTGGGCGCCCGGCAGCCATCGCGTGACCGACTTCGAGATCATGCCGATCGAGGCGTTCGACCGGCCGCGTATCGACGTCACGTTGCGGGTATCCGGTTTCTTTCGCGATGCGTTCGCGAACGTGATGCATCTGTTCGATGCGGCGGTGCAAGCGGTTGCCGAACTCGACGAGCCTGCGCAACTCAATCCGATTCGTGCGCGCGTGCAGCGTGAACGCGATGGGTTGATCGCGCGCGGCATGGACCCGGCCGAAGCGCGCAAGCGCGCCGGCTGGCGCGTGTTCAGCGCGCGGCCCGGCGCGTACGGCGCGGGTCTGCAGCAGATGATCGACTCAGGCCAATGGCGGACCGACGCCGATCTGGCGAACGCGTATCAGGCGTGGGGCGGATACGCGTACGCGCAGAAGAGCGCAGGCGAGGAAGCGCATCAAGTGTTTGGCGCCCGCTTGGCAGCGATGGACCTCGTGCTGCAGAACCAGGACAATCGCGAGCACGACGTACTCGATTCAAACGACTACTACCAGTTTCAGGGCGGCATGGTCGCGGCGGTGCGGCACCTGGCCGGTCAGCAGCCGCGCGTCTATCACGCCGATCACAGCAATCCGGCCGCGCCACGCGTGCGGACGCTGCAGGAGGAGATCGCACGCGTGATCCGCTCGCGCGTGGTCAATCCGAAATGGCTCGATGGCGTAAAGCGCCACGGCTACAAGGGCGCGGCCGAGATCGCCGCGACCGTCGACTATCTGTATGGCTACGACGCCACGGCGCGCGTGATCGCCGATCATCAATACGCGCTCGTCGCCGATGCTTATCTGAACGACGCCGACACCCGCGCGTTCATGCAACGGCACAATCCGCATGCGCTGCATTCGATCTGCGAGCGTTTGCTCGAAGCGATGCAGCGGGGGCTGTGGCAGCAACCGGGCGACTATCGCGCGCAGGTGGAAACGCATCTGCTCGCGAGCGAGCAGCAGATCGAAGGAAGACAAACATGA